The window GGCCAGGCCATCACATAGGACTCCCGGCCGAGCACGCGCAGCTGTTGTTCCCTGGACAGGGTCCGGGCAAAAAGGACGTGCCGCTGGCTGCGGTGCTCCAGCAAGCCTGCGAGCACCTGCGCGGCCACGGACCGGGTGTCCACTTCGACTCCGATGGCTTGGTCCGGAACGGGGCGAAGGTGGTAAATCTGCCCGGGGTTCCAGGGGTCCAGCCCATGCTCGCGCCGTGCCGTGTTCCACCGAAGAAACGTTGATTCGCGCAGGCCGCCGTGCAGTAACCGTTCCATGCCCGGAACGCCCTCCTCGCGAAGCCGGGTGAAGGCCGCGTCGGTTGCCCGGCCAACCGCGATGTGGTCGGGGTGCCCTGTTATTCCGTCCGGGCCGAAGGTACACACCACCCGCGGCCGCTCCGCTCGCAGGATGGCGGAGATTCTCTCCGCGAGGTCCTCGAAAGGCACGGCTGACAGTCCTCCGTCCGGGTAGCGGAGCCATTCATGGCGCTCCGGTGGACGCCCGTGTGCCTGCCAGGCCGCTTCATCCTCTCGACGCCGGAGCTCCCCCAAAGTCTCGGTCGTGGCTTCGATCCCCGGGGCGATTTCGCCGGCTTCGCCGTCCGTCGCATGAACCAGGAGGTAGCG is drawn from Micrococcaceae bacterium Sec5.8 and contains these coding sequences:
- a CDS encoding PIG-L family deacetylase, with the protein product MNPESDLSVALVVAHPDDDAYGMAGTVALHALNPNFRYLLVHATDGEAGEIAPGIEATTETLGELRRREDEAAWQAHGRPPERHEWLRYPDGGLSAVPFEDLAERISAILRAERPRVVCTFGPDGITGHPDHIAVGRATDAAFTRLREEGVPGMERLLHGGLRESTFLRWNTARREHGLDPWNPGQIYHLRPVPDQAIGVEVDTRSVAAQVLAGLLEHRSQRHVLFARTLSREQQLRVLGRESYVMAWPVRTVGEPLLADIFEGLG